In Leclercia sp. LSNIH1, the genomic stretch CCGCATCGTGCTGGCGGAGCAGAATACCGGGGTGATTGGCTGGTTGCAGTATGTCGGGTTGCAGAACGAGCAGATGACCCACCTGGCCTGGGCGATTTTTGCCGGCATCCTCTGCGGCATCGCCGCAAGCTGCCTGACCATCAAACCGACAAAGCTCGCCTGGCCGATTGTCACCTCGCTGGTGCTGATGATTATCGCCTCGCTGCTCGACAGCCAGTCCACCAGTCTTACCCGTCCGGACCAGCTGATGCTGAGCCAGTTCGTGCTGGGTTTCGGCAGTGCATTCTTCCTGGCCCCGGCGATGCTGGCCGGGATTGGCGGGGTGATTGCCGATCCGCGCAACCTGGTCAGTTTTTCGGTGCTGTTCGGCATGAGCCAGAACATTGGCGGCCTGTTGGGTTCCGCCATTCTCGGCACCTTCCAGACCTGGCGTGAGAAGTACCACTCCAGCCTGCTGGCGGAACAGCTCACCAGCCTTAATCCGCTGGTGAACGAGCGCCTGCAGATCTACAGCCAGATGTACCGGAGCCTGATTGGCGACAGCGCCCTACTGAGCACCCAGTCGGCGTTGCAACTACAGAACGCCAGCACGCTGCAGGCAAATATTCTCGCTTACAACGATACTTATCTTCTGACGGCTGGCATTGCCAGCGCCACGCTGGTGTGGATCCTGTGGCGTTTGCTGCGGCTTCGTATCACGGCCCGTCTGGCGCTGAGAAAGGCCACCGGCAGTAAATAATGGTTTATACAATAATGATGATTGTGCGTTCCCAGGAGTGGTTATGAGTCAGCAGGATGCCGCTAAAGAGCAGGCCAGTACCCGTAATAATCTGCGCGTGGTGTCAGTGTTCGCCGCTGCCGCCATCGGCATCGTTGGCGTGTTGGTGATCCTCTACGCCTGGCAGTTACCGCCGTTTACCCGCCATACCCAGTTTACCGATAACGCCTACGTGCGCGGCCAGACCACCTTTATCAGCCCGCAGGTGAACGGCTACATCACCGAGGTCAGGGTGCAGGATTTTGAGCGCGTCAGGAAGGGCGACCTGCTGCTGCAGATTGACGATCGTATCTACCGCCAGCGGGTACACCAGGCTGAAGCCCAGCTGGCGATGAAAATAGCCGCGCTGAACAATAACCTGCAACAGCGCAAAAGCGCCGAGGCGGTGATCCAGCGTAACGAAGCGGCGCTGAAAAACGCCCGGGCCCAGAGCCAGAAGACCCAGGCCGACTTGAAGCGGGTGAAGGACTTAACCGCCGACGGCTCGCTCTCCATTCGTGAGCGGGATGCGGCGCTGGCGAGTGCCGCCCAGGGCAGCGCCGACATCGACCAGGCGAAGGCCACGCTGGAGATGTCGCGCCAGGATCTGCAAACCGCCATCGTTAACCGCGCCGCGCTGGAGGCCGACGTCGAAAACGCGAAGGCGGCCCTCGAGCTGGCGCAGATCGACCTGCAAAATACCCGTATCGTGGCGCCGCGCGACGGCCAGCTCGGGCAAATTGCGGTGCGTTTAGGCGCCTATGTGACCGCCGGAACCCACCTCACTACCCTGGTGCCGCCGCAGCACTGGGTGATCGCCAATATCAAAGAGACCCAGCTGGCAAACCTGCGCGTCGGCCAGCCGGTGAAATTCACCGTCGATGCCCTGAACGACAAAGCCTATGAAGGCCGGGTGCAGAGCATCTCCCCCGCCACCGGGGTGGAGTTCAGCGCCATTACGCCGGATAACGCCACCGGGAACTTCGTCAAGATTGCCCAGCGTATTCCGGTGCGTATTGAAGTATTAGGCAAGCCGGAGGAGTCGGCCCTGCTGCGTCCTGGCATGTCGGTGCAGGTGACCATTGATACCCGGGAGGCAGAATGATCCGCCGCCCGCTAACCGCCCTGCTGATTGCCGCCGCCCTGAGCGCCTGCCAGTCGGTGGATGTTGAGCCAGCGAAGCCGACGCTACAGATCCCCGCCCAGTGGCGCGCCAGCACCGGCCCTGCCAGCCCGGCTGAGCAGATGTGGTGGCGCAATTTTCACGACAATCATCTCAACGCTTACGTTGACCAGGCCCTGCGTAACAACAGTGACGTGCTGATTGCCCGGGAGCGAATCAACGAGTACCAGGCGCGGGTCTACGCCAGCGAGGGTAACCTGTTTCCGACCCTGGATGCCGATCTCAATGCGGGTCGCGCCCGTTCTCAGTCGGCGGCAACCGGTCTGCCAACCTATGGGGCGCTCTACAAAGGCAGCCTGACTGCCAGCTACGACGTAGACATCTGGGGGGCGAACCGCCGCACCACCGATGCCGCCCGGGCGAGCCTCGAGGCGCAAAAGGCGGCCGCCGCCGCGGCCGATCTGACGGTGGCCTCCTCGGTGGCCTCGGGGTACGTCACCCTGCTGGCGCTGGACGAGCAGCTTAAGGTCACGCAGTCGACCCTCAAAGCGCGGGAAGAGGCCTTTAACCTGGCACAGCGGCAGTATCAGACCGGCTACAGTTCGCGCCTGGAGCTGATGCAGTCCGACTCCGAGTTGCGCTCGACGCGGGCGCAGATCCCGCAGGTGCAGAACCAGATTGCCCGTCAGGAGAATGCGCTCAGCCTGCTGCTGGGGGGTAATCCGGGGAGTATCGCCCGCAGTGACGATTTCGATGCTCTGACGCCGCTGCGTATCCCGTCGCAACTGCCCTCAACGCTGCTTAATCGCCGCCCGGATATTGTGCAGGCGGAACGCCAGCTCATTGCCGCCGATGCCTCGCTTGCGGCTTCGCGCGCCAGTCTGCTGCCATCGATCAACCTGACCGCGAGCGGATCGATCCAGGATCGCACCCTGCCCGGTCTGCTGGACAACCCGCTGGAGCTGTGGAGCATCGGCGGCAGTATTCTGGCCCCGCTGCTGAACCGTCAGGCGCTGAACGCCCAGGTGGATATCGGCCAGTCGCAGCGCAACCAGGCGCTTTACAGCTATGAAAAAACCGTGCGCAATGCCTTCAAAGAGGTGAACGATAGCCTGGATGCCATCGCCCGCTATGGCGAGCAGTTGACCGAGCTGGTGGCGCAGCAGGCGGTCGCCCAGGAGACGCTGCGCATCGCCCAGAATCGCTACCGCAACGGCTATTCATCCTATCTGGACGTGCTCGACGCCCAGCGCACGCTGTTCTCGGTGCAGACCAGCGTGGTGCAGGCGAAAAATAACCTGCTGCTGGCGCAGATCGATCTGTATAAGGCGCTGGGCGGCGGCTGGTCGGCATCGTAAACGCCGGGCGGCGCTACGCTTGCCCGGCCTACAGGTTTCATAGGCCCGTGCAAGCGTAGCGCCGCCGGGCAATATACGTACTAAGGGGTCAATCTATGCAACAACAGTGGTCTGCCGTAGATAATTACATGATTTCCGAGCTTATTCCTCAGGATGAGGTGCTGCAAAAGGTCCTTGATAATAACCAGCGCGCCGGGTTACCAGCCCACGACGTCGCCGCCAATCAGGGGCAGTTACTGGCGCTGTTTGTCCGCATGACCCAGGCGAGGCGCATTCTGGAGATTGGCACCCTCGGGGCTTACAGCAGTATCTGGATGGCGCGCGCCCTGCCCGCGGATGGCAAGCTGATCACGCTGGAGGCCGACCCGGTTCACGCTCAGGTCGCCCGGCAGAACATTCATCTGGCGGGACTGGAGCAGCGTATTGAGCTGATCGAAGGTCCGGCCCTGCTCTCCCTTGAGCGCTTCGATGCGATCCCGCCTTTTGATCTGATCTTTATCGATGCCGATAAACCGAATAACCCGGGCTATCTGGAGTGGGCGCTGCACTACTCCCGGCCGGGGACGGTGATCATCGGCGATAACGTGGTGCGGGATGGAGAAGTGGTTAACGGCCAGAGCGACGACGCCCGGGTACACGGGGTGCGGCGGTTTATTGAGATGATCGGCGATAATCCGCGCCTGACCGCCACCGCGTTACAGACGGTGGGTGTGAAAGGATGGGATGGGTTTACGCTGGCGATGGTGAACGGTTAAAGAAATGCCCGGTGGCGCTACGCTTACCGGGCCTACAACAACTTCATGGCAGGATTGTAGGCCGGGCAAGCGCATGCGCCGCCCGGCGATGTTAAGCCGAGATCTGCTCCATCGCCTGCAAAATCCGCTTATCGGAGATGGGGTATGGCGTCCCCAGCTGCTGGGCAAAGAAGCTGACGCGCAGCTCTTCAATCATCCAGCGGATCTCCTGTACATCTTCATCATCGCGGCGCGCCGGTGGCAGCTTGTTCAGCCACTGCTGCCAGCGCTGTTGCACCGCTTCTACCTTCAGCATCTGCGCCCGGTCGCGGTGCGGGTCGATCGCCATCTTCTCCAGACGTTTTTCAATCGCCTGCAAATAGCGCAGCGTATCGCCTAAACGCTTGTACCCGTTGCCGGTCACAAACCCGCGATAGACCAGCCCCGCCATCTGGGCCTTCACGTCCGACAGCCCCAGCGCCATGGTCATATCTACCCGCCCTTTCAGGCGCTTGTTGATATTGAACACCGCGGTCAGGATCTGCTCGACCTGCTTCGCAATGTTGACCACCGTCTCGTTGAGCTCAGCGCGCACTTTTTCGTGCAGTTGCGCAAACCCCTCTTCGGTCCAGACCGGGCCGCCAGCAGCGTTGATCAGCTGATCCACGCCGCAGGAGATGCAGTCGTCGATCAGATCCAGCACCTTGCCGTACGGGTTAAAGTAGAGCCCCAGCTTGGCCTTGTTCGGCAGCTTCTCGTGCAGATATTTGATCGGCGACGGGATGTTCAACAGCAACAGACGGCGCAGCCCGCGCCACATCGCCTGCTGCTGCTCCTGCGGATTATCGAAGAGCTTGATCGCCACGCTGTCGCGTTCGTCCACCAGCGCGGGCCAGGCTTTCACCTTGTAGTTGCCGCGCTTCTGCTCGTAGCTTTCCGGCAGCTGACCAAAGCTCCAGATATGCAGCCCGCTCTGTTCGATACCGTCGTCGGCCACGGCAGAGAGGGTCTCCTGCACCTTGCCTTTTAAGGCCTCTTTCAGCTCGGTCAGGGAGCGACCTTCCTGCAGCTTTCTGTTTTTATCATCCACTACCCGGAAGCTGATTTTCAGGTGATCGGGCACCTGATCCCAGTGCCACTCTTCCCGGTCGATGGTGACGCCCGTCATCCGACGCAGCTCGCGCTCCAGCGAATCCAGCAGCGGCAGCTCCAGCGGCGTGGCGCGGCCTAAAAACGCCTCGGCGTAGTTCGGCGCAGGCACAAAGTTGCGGCGCACCGGTTTTGGCAGCGATTTAATCAGGGCGATAACCAGCTCGCGGCGCAGGCCGGGGATCTGCCATTCAAACCCGCTCTCCTCCACCTGGTTGAGCAGCGGCAGCGGGATGTGAACGGTCACGCCGTCGGCATCGGTGCCCGGTTCAAACTGGTAGCTCAGGCGCAGCTTGAGGTTGCCCTGGTGCCAGAAGTTCGGGTAGTCGAGCTTGCTGACCTGCTCCGCCCCCTCTTTGATCAACATGCTCTTTTCAAAGTTGAGCAGATCCGGGGTCTCGCGGCTGACCTTTTTCCACCAGCTGTCAAAGTGGCGGGCAGAAATCACGTCGTGACTGATGCGTTGGTCGTAAAATTCAAACAGCGTCTCGTCATCCACCAGGATGTCGCGGCGACGGGTTTTATGCTCCAGCTCTTCCACTTCGCTGCGCAGTTTAAGGTTTTCCCGGAAGAAGGCGTGGCGCGTCTGCCAGTCTCCCTCCACCAGCGCGTGGCGGATAAACAGTTCGCGGCTGAGCGCAGGGTCGATCTGGCTGTAGTTGACCTTACGCGCCGCCACCACCGGCAGGCCGTAGACGGTGACCTTCTCGGTCGCCATCACCGCCCCCTGCGCCCGCTCCCAGTGCGGTTCACTGTATGAGCGCTTCAGCAGATGCTGCGCCACCGGTTCGACCCACTCCGGATCGATGCGTGCGGCAATGCGGCCCCACAGACGGCTGGTCTCCACCAGCTCGGCCACCATCGTCCACTTCGGCGGCTTTTTGAACAGGCCGGAGCCGGGGAAGATGGCGAAGCGGGCGTTACGCGCCCCGGTAAATTCCTGCTTATCGGCATCTTTCATGCCGATATGCGACAGCAGACCGGTCAGCAGCGCGATATGAATTTCGCGGTACTCCGCCGGCTCGCTGTTGACCGGAATGCCCAGCTCTTTCACCACCTGGCGCAGCTGGGTGTAGATATCCTGCCACTCGCGCACCCGCAGGTAGTTAAGGAAATCGACCCGGCACTGGCGGCGGAACTGGTTTGAGGAAAGCGCTTTCTGCTGCTCGCCGATGTAGTTCCACAGGTTCACAAAGGCAAGGAAGTCGGACTCTTTATCGTGGAAACGGCGGTGCTTCTCGTCGGAGGCCTGCTGTTTGTCCATCGGGCGCTCGCGCGGATCCTGGATGGAGAGCGCCGAAGTGATAATCATCGCCTCACGCACGCAGCCATGTTTTTGCGCCTCCAGCACCATCCGCGCCAGGCGCGGGTCAACCGGCAGCTGGCTGAGCTGGCGCCCCATGGGGGTCAGCTTGTAGACCGTGGCCTGCTCGTCGGTGGTGATCGC encodes the following:
- a CDS encoding efflux transporter outer membrane subunit; the encoded protein is MIRRPLTALLIAAALSACQSVDVEPAKPTLQIPAQWRASTGPASPAEQMWWRNFHDNHLNAYVDQALRNNSDVLIARERINEYQARVYASEGNLFPTLDADLNAGRARSQSAATGLPTYGALYKGSLTASYDVDIWGANRRTTDAARASLEAQKAAAAAADLTVASSVASGYVTLLALDEQLKVTQSTLKAREEAFNLAQRQYQTGYSSRLELMQSDSELRSTRAQIPQVQNQIARQENALSLLLGGNPGSIARSDDFDALTPLRIPSQLPSTLLNRRPDIVQAERQLIAADASLAASRASLLPSINLTASGSIQDRTLPGLLDNPLELWSIGGSILAPLLNRQALNAQVDIGQSQRNQALYSYEKTVRNAFKEVNDSLDAIARYGEQLTELVAQQAVAQETLRIAQNRYRNGYSSYLDVLDAQRTLFSVQTSVVQAKNNLLLAQIDLYKALGGGWSAS
- the hrpA gene encoding ATP-dependent RNA helicase HrpA; amino-acid sequence: MTEQQKLTFPMLMQQLDPLMLRDKQRFARRLHGVKKVKNPDAQQAIFQEMAKEIEQAAGKVVLREAARPAITYPENLPVSQKKQAILEAVRDHQVVIVAGETGSGKTTQLPKICMELGRGIKGLIGHTQPRRLAARTVANRIAEELQTEPGGCIGYKVRFSDHVSDNTMVKLMTDGILLAEIQQDRLLMQYDTIIIDEAHERSLNIDFLLGYLRELLPRRPDLKVIITSATIDPERFSRHFNNAPIIEVSGRTYPVEVRYRPMVEDADDTERDQLQAIFDAVDELGNESPGDILIFMSGEREIRDTADALSKRDLRHTEILPLYARLSNSEQNRVFQAHSGRRIVLATNVAETSLTVPGIKYVIDPGTARISRYSYRTKVQRLPIEPVSQASANQRKGRCGRVSEGICIRLYSEDDFLSRPEFTDPEILRTNLASVILQMTALGLGDIAAFPFVEAPDKRNIQDGVRLLEELGAITTDEQATVYKLTPMGRQLSQLPVDPRLARMVLEAQKHGCVREAMIITSALSIQDPRERPMDKQQASDEKHRRFHDKESDFLAFVNLWNYIGEQQKALSSNQFRRQCRVDFLNYLRVREWQDIYTQLRQVVKELGIPVNSEPAEYREIHIALLTGLLSHIGMKDADKQEFTGARNARFAIFPGSGLFKKPPKWTMVAELVETSRLWGRIAARIDPEWVEPVAQHLLKRSYSEPHWERAQGAVMATEKVTVYGLPVVAARKVNYSQIDPALSRELFIRHALVEGDWQTRHAFFRENLKLRSEVEELEHKTRRRDILVDDETLFEFYDQRISHDVISARHFDSWWKKVSRETPDLLNFEKSMLIKEGAEQVSKLDYPNFWHQGNLKLRLSYQFEPGTDADGVTVHIPLPLLNQVEESGFEWQIPGLRRELVIALIKSLPKPVRRNFVPAPNYAEAFLGRATPLELPLLDSLERELRRMTGVTIDREEWHWDQVPDHLKISFRVVDDKNRKLQEGRSLTELKEALKGKVQETLSAVADDGIEQSGLHIWSFGQLPESYEQKRGNYKVKAWPALVDERDSVAIKLFDNPQEQQQAMWRGLRRLLLLNIPSPIKYLHEKLPNKAKLGLYFNPYGKVLDLIDDCISCGVDQLINAAGGPVWTEEGFAQLHEKVRAELNETVVNIAKQVEQILTAVFNINKRLKGRVDMTMALGLSDVKAQMAGLVYRGFVTGNGYKRLGDTLRYLQAIEKRLEKMAIDPHRDRAQMLKVEAVQQRWQQWLNKLPPARRDDEDVQEIRWMIEELRVSFFAQQLGTPYPISDKRILQAMEQISA
- a CDS encoding HlyD family secretion protein produces the protein MSQQDAAKEQASTRNNLRVVSVFAAAAIGIVGVLVILYAWQLPPFTRHTQFTDNAYVRGQTTFISPQVNGYITEVRVQDFERVRKGDLLLQIDDRIYRQRVHQAEAQLAMKIAALNNNLQQRKSAEAVIQRNEAALKNARAQSQKTQADLKRVKDLTADGSLSIRERDAALASAAQGSADIDQAKATLEMSRQDLQTAIVNRAALEADVENAKAALELAQIDLQNTRIVAPRDGQLGQIAVRLGAYVTAGTHLTTLVPPQHWVIANIKETQLANLRVGQPVKFTVDALNDKAYEGRVQSISPATGVEFSAITPDNATGNFVKIAQRIPVRIEVLGKPEESALLRPGMSVQVTIDTREAE
- a CDS encoding O-methyltransferase, which encodes MQQQWSAVDNYMISELIPQDEVLQKVLDNNQRAGLPAHDVAANQGQLLALFVRMTQARRILEIGTLGAYSSIWMARALPADGKLITLEADPVHAQVARQNIHLAGLEQRIELIEGPALLSLERFDAIPPFDLIFIDADKPNNPGYLEWALHYSRPGTVIIGDNVVRDGEVVNGQSDDARVHGVRRFIEMIGDNPRLTATALQTVGVKGWDGFTLAMVNG